In the Phaseolus vulgaris cultivar G19833 chromosome 7, P. vulgaris v2.0, whole genome shotgun sequence genome, one interval contains:
- the LOC137828368 gene encoding uncharacterized protein At2g23090-like, which translates to MGGGNGQKSRMARERNMEKNKSSKGSQLEANKKAMNIQCKVCMQTFICTTSEVKCREHAEAKHPKVDLNACFPHLKK; encoded by the exons ATGGGAGGAGGCAATGGCCAGAAATCCAGGATGGCGCGTGAGAGAAACAtggagaaaaataaatcttcCAAGG GAAGCCAGTTAGAGGCCAACAAGAAGGCCATGAACATCCAG TGCAAGGTGTGCATGCAGACATTCATTTGTACCACATCCGAGGTGAAGTGTCGGGAACATGCTGAAGCCAAGCATCCCAAGGTTGATCTCAATGCTTGTTTTCCGCATCTTAAAAAGTGA